The Nocardia arthritidis genome has a window encoding:
- the folE gene encoding GTP cyclohydrolase I FolE yields MNGAGSAEGKGLPGTVRAETVALHTGRPFDQARAEAAIRELLIAVGEDPDRPGLLETPARVARAYREMFAGLYIEPDTVLNTTFDEGHQELVLVRDIPMYSTCEHHLVAFHGVAHVGYIPGKHGRVTGLSKLARLVDLYAKRPQVQERLTSQIADAVMRKLDPRGAIVVIEAEHLCMAMRGIRKPGASTTTSAVRGLLQSSAVSRAEALDLILRK; encoded by the coding sequence CTGAACGGGGCGGGCAGCGCCGAAGGAAAGGGTTTGCCCGGCACCGTTCGGGCGGAAACCGTTGCGCTGCATACCGGTAGGCCGTTCGATCAGGCTCGGGCCGAGGCCGCGATTCGGGAACTGCTGATCGCGGTCGGCGAGGATCCCGATCGCCCCGGCCTGCTCGAGACCCCGGCCCGGGTGGCGCGCGCCTATCGCGAGATGTTCGCCGGGCTCTACATCGAGCCGGATACGGTGCTGAACACCACCTTCGACGAGGGCCATCAGGAACTGGTGCTGGTGCGCGATATCCCGATGTACTCCACCTGCGAGCATCACCTCGTCGCCTTCCACGGCGTCGCGCACGTCGGCTACATTCCGGGCAAACACGGCCGGGTGACCGGACTGTCCAAGCTGGCCCGGCTGGTAGACCTGTACGCCAAGCGCCCACAGGTGCAGGAGCGGCTGACCAGTCAGATCGCGGATGCCGTTATGCGCAAACTGGATCCGCGCGGCGCGATCGTGGTGATCGAGGCCGAGCACCTGTGCATGGCGATGCGCGGAATCCGCAAGCCGGGCGCGAGCACCACCACCTCGGCGGTGCGCGGCCTGCTGCAGTCCAGCGCCGTATCCCGCGCCGAGGCGCTCGACCTGATCCTGCGGAAGTGA
- the folP gene encoding dihydropteroate synthase — translation MTRPGSVGPRGGRSCVVMGVVNVTSDSFSDGGKYLDTELAIAHGVELYRAGADIIDVGGESTRPGAVRIDPETEAARVAPVIAGLVAAGVPTSVDTMRAGVAEAALAAGVSAVNDVSGGRADPDMVKVVAAADVPWILMHWRAGADYRHTGPADHYDDVVAEVRAELGAQVDKAVAAGVDPSRLILDPGLGFAKNAEHNWALLAALPEFVAGGLPILIGASRKRFLGTLLADESGPRPPDGRETATATISALAALHGAWGVRVHDVRASLDAIAVTDAWQRAAGPRTREAIA, via the coding sequence ATGACCAGACCCGGGAGCGTCGGCCCGCGCGGTGGTCGTTCCTGCGTGGTCATGGGCGTCGTGAACGTCACAAGCGATTCGTTTTCCGACGGCGGCAAATACCTCGACACCGAGCTCGCCATCGCGCACGGGGTCGAGCTCTATCGCGCGGGCGCCGACATCATCGATGTCGGGGGCGAGTCGACCCGGCCCGGCGCGGTCCGGATCGATCCGGAGACCGAGGCGGCGCGGGTGGCGCCGGTGATCGCCGGGCTGGTCGCCGCGGGCGTGCCGACCAGCGTCGACACCATGCGGGCCGGGGTCGCCGAGGCGGCGCTCGCGGCGGGTGTATCGGCGGTGAACGACGTCTCCGGCGGCCGTGCCGATCCCGATATGGTGAAAGTCGTTGCGGCCGCGGATGTTCCGTGGATCCTCATGCATTGGCGGGCGGGCGCCGACTATCGGCACACCGGCCCGGCCGACCACTACGACGATGTGGTCGCCGAGGTGCGTGCCGAACTGGGCGCGCAGGTGGACAAGGCCGTCGCCGCGGGTGTGGACCCGTCGCGGCTCATCCTGGATCCCGGCCTGGGTTTCGCCAAGAACGCCGAACACAATTGGGCATTGCTGGCCGCGCTGCCCGAATTCGTCGCGGGCGGCCTGCCGATCCTGATCGGCGCCTCCCGCAAACGGTTCCTCGGCACGCTGCTCGCCGACGAATCGGGTCCCCGCCCACCCGACGGCAGGGAGACCGCCACCGCGACCATCTCCGCGCTGGCCGCCCTGCACGGCGCATGGGGTGTGCGCGTGCACGATGTGCGCGCCTCGCTCGACGCCATCGCCGTCACCGACGCCTGGCAGCGCGCCGCCGGGCCGAGAACCCGAGAGGCCATCGCATGA
- the folB gene encoding dihydroneopterin aldolase — MIERGVDQIQLRGLRAFGHHGCFEHERRDGQEFVVDLNLWVDFAAAAASDDLATTVDYGALAERVVAIIQGPPRNLIEKVVSEIADEVMTDPRIEFVEVVLHKPHAPIPHPFDDVRVVTTRQRREAE; from the coding sequence ATGATCGAGCGGGGTGTCGACCAGATCCAGCTGCGCGGGCTGCGCGCCTTCGGCCACCACGGCTGCTTCGAACACGAGCGCCGCGACGGGCAGGAGTTCGTCGTCGACCTGAACCTGTGGGTGGATTTCGCCGCGGCCGCGGCATCCGACGATCTGGCGACCACCGTCGATTACGGTGCGCTGGCCGAGCGGGTGGTCGCGATCATCCAGGGCCCGCCGCGCAACCTCATCGAGAAGGTGGTCTCCGAGATCGCCGACGAGGTGATGACGGATCCGCGGATCGAATTCGTCGAGGTGGTGCTGCACAAGCCGCATGCGCCGATCCCGCACCCGTTCGACGATGTTCGCGTCGTCACCACCCGGCAGCGTCGGGAGGCGGAATGA
- the folK gene encoding 2-amino-4-hydroxy-6-hydroxymethyldihydropteridine diphosphokinase, producing MTRAVLSIGSNLGDRLAHLRGVVTGFGARVVAVSPVYSTAPWGGVEQDDYLNAVVLVDDPAADCFDWLRRGQELERAAHRVREVRWGARTLDVDVVWCGDGAAAVESADPELTLPHPQAHNRAFVLIPWLDVEPDAVLPVGGRVRPVREWLADLDPAERAGVRPTELSLTATSPVGQKDSAS from the coding sequence GTGACGCGCGCCGTACTGTCGATCGGCTCGAATCTCGGTGATCGGTTGGCGCATCTGCGCGGTGTCGTCACCGGATTCGGCGCGCGGGTGGTAGCGGTGTCGCCGGTGTATTCGACCGCACCGTGGGGCGGGGTCGAGCAGGACGACTACCTGAATGCCGTTGTGCTGGTGGACGATCCGGCCGCGGACTGTTTCGATTGGCTGCGCCGCGGCCAGGAGTTGGAGCGGGCGGCCCACCGGGTGCGTGAGGTGCGTTGGGGCGCAAGGACGCTCGATGTCGACGTGGTCTGGTGCGGTGACGGCGCCGCCGCCGTGGAAAGCGCCGATCCGGAGCTGACCCTGCCGCATCCGCAGGCGCACAATCGCGCCTTCGTGCTTATTCCATGGCTCGATGTGGAGCCGGACGCGGTATTGCCGGTCGGCGGCCGTGTCCGGCCGGTGCGCGAGTGGCTCGCGGATCTCGACCCGGCCGAGCGCGCGGGCGTGCGGCCGACCGAGCTGAGCCTGACCGCGACTTCGCCGGTGGGACAGAAGGATTCGGCATCGTGA
- a CDS encoding DUF3180 domain-containing protein, translating into MKLRPTRIFDLVANVFVAAVIAWIGTRLAYSNFPPISIYAGASLYPVAIIETVLAFVIRARVNEHRIGDGPHQLHPITAARAVALAKASAQVGSLAAGVWLGFLCWVFPQRDTLRAAGADAPGAIVGMLAGVVLVAAALWLEYCCRAPEDPTDNPATT; encoded by the coding sequence GTGAAGCTACGCCCGACCCGGATCTTCGATCTTGTCGCGAATGTGTTCGTCGCCGCGGTGATCGCGTGGATCGGCACCCGGCTCGCCTATTCGAACTTCCCGCCGATCTCCATTTACGCCGGGGCCTCGCTGTATCCGGTGGCCATCATCGAAACGGTGCTCGCCTTCGTGATCCGGGCCAGGGTCAACGAGCATCGGATCGGCGACGGCCCGCATCAACTGCATCCGATCACCGCGGCGCGGGCGGTGGCGCTGGCCAAGGCCTCCGCGCAGGTCGGTTCGCTGGCCGCGGGCGTGTGGCTCGGGTTCCTGTGTTGGGTGTTCCCGCAGCGGGATACGTTGCGTGCGGCGGGCGCCGATGCGCCCGGCGCGATCGTCGGGATGCTGGCCGGGGTGGTCTTGGTTGCTGCCGCGCTGTGGTTGGAGTATTGCTGTCGGGCTCCCGAGGATCCGACTGATAATCCAGCTACCACATAG
- a CDS encoding DUF6779 domain-containing protein, with protein sequence MVSPSRSSTSRRRREDAGKFVIGGLILLGLVASVFLVFSNSLQFVRVGLVAALWAAAIGALAATKYRKDATVDKAKVRDLQTVYELQLEREVTARREYELGVEARVRAEVGADATELAALRAELTVLRQSLQRLFDGDLPEERLAVRADSTRIQELPSASGDLRDNSSGDAGIWTDSDQQQTRSSATPIFEPSHPEPPVFASPFDEPITAETAAVNPADIHIAAANITDAQITDADIDDSGFIEPLSGPSGWADAFTEVGKDELAEPKPAAAVPRQPATPPRPAASAPTMGTASSRRRRRDIDSDDSSTRRLSVAEIMANLQSEERNRTV encoded by the coding sequence ATGGTTTCACCCTCCCGTAGCAGCACTTCCCGTCGACGGCGGGAGGACGCGGGAAAATTCGTCATCGGCGGACTGATTCTGCTCGGTCTGGTTGCCAGCGTTTTCCTGGTCTTCAGCAACAGTTTGCAGTTCGTCCGGGTCGGTCTGGTCGCCGCGCTGTGGGCCGCCGCGATCGGCGCGCTGGCGGCGACGAAGTATCGCAAGGACGCGACGGTCGACAAGGCGAAGGTGCGCGACCTGCAGACCGTGTACGAACTGCAGCTGGAGCGGGAGGTGACCGCGCGCCGCGAATACGAGCTCGGCGTCGAGGCGCGGGTGCGCGCCGAGGTCGGGGCCGACGCCACCGAACTCGCCGCGCTCAGAGCCGAATTGACGGTGCTCAGACAGAGCCTGCAGCGGCTGTTCGACGGTGACCTGCCCGAGGAACGGCTGGCCGTGCGCGCCGATTCGACCAGGATCCAGGAGCTGCCGAGCGCGTCGGGCGATCTGCGTGACAATAGCTCCGGGGATGCCGGTATCTGGACCGATTCAGACCAGCAGCAAACCCGCAGCAGCGCGACGCCGATATTCGAGCCGAGCCACCCGGAGCCGCCGGTTTTCGCCAGCCCATTCGACGAGCCGATCACCGCGGAGACCGCCGCGGTCAACCCGGCCGATATCCACATCGCCGCCGCGAACATCACCGATGCGCAGATCACCGACGCCGATATCGACGACTCCGGATTCATCGAACCGCTGAGCGGCCCGTCCGGCTGGGCCGATGCGTTCACCGAGGTCGGCAAGGACGAATTAGCCGAGCCGAAACCCGCCGCGGCCGTGCCCAGACAACCGGCCACCCCGCCGCGTCCGGCCGCCTCCGCGCCGACCATGGGCACCGCGAGCTCGCGCCGTCGCCGCCGCGACATCGACTCCGACGACAGTTCGACCCGTCGCCTTTCCGTCGCCGAAATCATGGCCAACCTGCAATCCGAAGAGCGCAACCGCACTGTCTGA
- a CDS encoding Rossmann-like and DUF2520 domain-containing protein translates to MTSRSATSSDDDGGYDPAPARLTVGIVSAGRVGSALGAALERAGHVVFGVSAISDASVRRAATRLPDSKILPVEEVAARSELLLLAVPDAELAGLVRGLASAGVVRSGTIVAHTSGANGIAVLAPLTERGALPLAIHPAMTFTGHDEDLSRLGNACFGITAGSEIGYAIAQSLVIEMGGEPVRVPEEQRTLYHAALAHGSNHLVTLIVDAVAALRVALSGPGLLGQQLVDDQPNGLAERLLAPLASAALDNALRRGQAALTGPVARGDVEAVAAHLDALESVDPRLAAGYRALSLRTAELAETNPALIDLLEGRQ, encoded by the coding sequence TTGACCTCTAGAAGTGCGACTTCTTCCGATGACGACGGCGGCTACGACCCCGCGCCCGCACGCCTGACGGTGGGAATCGTCTCGGCGGGACGCGTCGGCTCGGCGCTCGGCGCCGCGCTGGAGCGCGCCGGACATGTGGTGTTCGGTGTGTCCGCGATCTCCGATGCCTCGGTGCGGCGGGCCGCTACCCGGCTGCCGGATTCGAAGATCCTGCCGGTCGAGGAGGTGGCCGCGCGCAGCGAACTGCTGCTGCTCGCGGTGCCGGATGCCGAATTGGCCGGGTTGGTGCGCGGTTTGGCGAGCGCGGGCGTGGTGCGTTCGGGCACGATCGTCGCGCATACGTCCGGTGCGAACGGTATTGCCGTGCTCGCCCCGCTCACCGAGCGCGGCGCACTGCCGCTGGCCATTCATCCCGCGATGACGTTCACCGGGCACGACGAGGATCTGTCCCGGCTCGGCAACGCGTGTTTCGGCATCACGGCGGGCAGTGAGATCGGTTACGCCATCGCCCAATCGCTGGTGATCGAGATGGGTGGCGAGCCGGTGCGGGTGCCGGAGGAGCAGCGCACGCTCTATCACGCCGCGCTCGCGCACGGCAGCAACCATCTCGTCACCCTGATCGTCGACGCGGTCGCCGCGCTGCGGGTCGCGCTGTCCGGTCCCGGATTGCTCGGCCAACAGCTGGTGGACGATCAGCCGAACGGCTTGGCCGAGCGTTTGCTGGCACCGCTGGCCTCGGCGGCGCTGGACAACGCGCTGCGTCGCGGCCAGGCCGCGCTGACCGGTCCGGTCGCCCGCGGCGATGTGGAAGCCGTTGCGGCGCACCTGGATGCGCTCGAATCCGTCGACCCTCGACTGGCCGCAGGCTACCGCGCGCTCTCGCTGCGCACGGCCGAACTGGCCGAAACCAACCCTGCTCTAATAGATTTGCTGGAGGGACGCCAATGA
- the panC gene encoding pantoate--beta-alanine ligase produces the protein MIDPKLRGAFRPGQLTVQHDPSVVAAISKSLRGVGRTVALVPTMGALHEGHLELVRRAKRTNQTVIVSIFVNPLQFGANEDLDKYPRTLDADVELLRAEGVELVFAPSAADMYPDGPRTTVQPGPLGAELEGASRPTHFAGMLTVVAKLLQIVRPTEAFFGEKDYQQLTLIRQLVRDLNFDVSIVPVATVREADGLAMSSRNRYLDAAQRESALALSAALAAGRHAAGHGAAAALAAARAVLDAADGVTVDYLELRSSTLGPAPASGNARLLVAARVGSTRLIDNTAVALGVELDGHPDPNARLASTQR, from the coding sequence ATGATCGATCCGAAGCTGCGTGGCGCCTTCCGCCCCGGCCAGTTGACCGTGCAGCACGACCCGTCGGTGGTCGCCGCCATCTCGAAATCGCTGCGCGGTGTCGGCCGCACGGTCGCCCTGGTGCCGACGATGGGCGCGCTGCACGAGGGGCATCTCGAGCTGGTGCGCCGCGCCAAGCGCACCAACCAGACGGTGATCGTCTCGATCTTCGTGAACCCCTTGCAATTCGGCGCGAACGAGGACCTGGACAAATACCCGCGCACCTTGGACGCCGACGTGGAACTGCTGCGTGCGGAGGGCGTCGAACTGGTCTTCGCGCCGAGCGCCGCCGATATGTACCCCGACGGCCCGCGTACCACGGTGCAGCCGGGGCCACTCGGTGCCGAGCTCGAAGGGGCAAGCCGCCCAACGCATTTCGCCGGCATGCTGACCGTGGTCGCCAAACTGCTGCAGATCGTGCGGCCGACCGAGGCGTTCTTCGGCGAGAAGGACTACCAGCAGCTCACGCTGATCCGCCAGCTGGTGCGCGATCTCAATTTCGACGTATCGATCGTCCCCGTGGCGACGGTGCGCGAGGCGGACGGGCTGGCCATGTCCTCGCGCAACCGCTATCTCGATGCGGCGCAACGGGAATCGGCGCTGGCCCTCTCGGCGGCGCTGGCCGCCGGCCGTCATGCGGCCGGGCACGGCGCCGCCGCGGCGCTCGCGGCGGCCCGCGCGGTGCTCGATGCCGCCGACGGCGTGACCGTCGACTACCTCGAATTGCGTTCGTCCACCCTCGGTCCGGCGCCCGCGAGCGGTAATGCGCGGCTGCTCGTCGCGGCCAGGGTCGGCTCGACCCGGCTGATCGACAACACGGCGGTAGCCCTCGGCGTCGAACTCGACGGCCACCCCGATCCCAATGCCCGGCTCGCCTCCACCCAGCGGTAG